AGTGATCGCAGTGGCTAAAAAATACACTAGTCCTAACAGAACTAAAATACACCACTGGTAAAACGGACTAAAATGCTGCGAGGACATAGTAACTCCAGTCATGCCGCACACCTTTAGTCAGGAGAGTTATCATCTGGATGACGGCGAAAATAGCAGAATGCCCGAAAACAAGTTCGGGCATCGATTAAGGGCTATTTTCCCTATTTATTGACGAGAGTACCAGTCTAATTTTTCATTTGCCCACTCAATGCCACTTTTGTACTCATTTGGTAAAAGTGGTACCAATGCGCTAAGTGTTTCGGCTAACAATTGGCAATCATTGTGGGAGAGGTTTAAGTGGCCGACCTTGCGTGCTGGGCGCACCTCTTTTTCATACCAATGCAAGTGGACGAGTGGCAAATTAAGCCAATCAATATTCACATCAGTGCCAATTAAGTTCACCATTACCGCGGGGCTGAATACTTCAGGAGATGGCATTGGCAGACCCAATATGGCACGTAAATGTAACTCAAATTGGCTGATTGAGGCACCGTTTTGGGTCCAGTGCCCGCTATTATGAACGCGAGGGGCAATTTCATTGATAAGCAGTGTATCGCCGACAACAAAGCATTCCATCGCCATCACACCAATATAATCAAGCTCATCCATCACCGCACTTAGCATAGCTTGTGCGGTTTCTTGCTGGGGATTTGTGGATTTTGGAAACGCAACGCTGGTGCGTAAGATGCCTTCTTGGTGCAAATTGTGGGTAATAGGGTAAAAAACGGATTCACCCGCAGCATTGCGAGCACCAATGACAGACACTTCAGCGTCAAACGGGATGCCTTGTTCGACAATGCATTCACCGTAAATTTCAGCGGGTAAATTGATTTCATCACCAGGACGTACACGCCATTGGCCGCGCCCGTCATAGCCACCTGTTCTGCGCTTGACTATCAGAAAATCACCCAGAGAGGCGAATAATTCAGGCCACTGTGCAGGGGATTCGAGCAGTGCCCAAGGGGCGGTTGACAAATTTAAGCTATCAAACAGGCTCTTTTGCGGAAATCGGTCGGCTAAACGCGGGAAAATATCACGGTTAATAAAGGCATTGTGGCGAGCTAATTCTTTGGTCAATGGTGTTTCAGGCCAACGCTCGATTTCAGCGGTGATCACGCTTTGCTGATAAGGAACCGCTTCAGGCTCAGCATCCAATCCAACAGGGAAAACAGCGATGCCTAGAGGCTCACCAGCTTGTCGTAGCATACGACCCAGTTGGCCGTTACCCAGTACGCAAACGGGTTTCATTACGCTTCCCTCGGGTCTGGATTATTGAGTACGTCGTTGGTTTGTGTTTCACGCCATGTGGATAAGCGCTTGAAAACAACTTCATCAGCGATAGCTAAGACTTGAGCCGCTAGCAATGCGGCATTTGCGGCACCTGCTTTACCAATCGCCAGAGTGCCCACAGGAATGCCTTTTGGCATTTGGACGATGGAATATAAGCTATCAACCCCACTGAGTGCGGCACTTTGTACAGGAACACCAAAAACAGGCACTAAGGTTTTGGCCGCTAACATACCCGGTAGATGTGCTGCACCACCAGCACCTGCAATAATTACATCAAAGCCGTTTGCTTTGGCTGTTTCGGCAAATGAAAACAGTTTATCGGGTGTGCGGTGTGCGGAGACAATTTCGACGTGAAAAGGAATTTGGAGTTCGGTTAATACATCAGCAGCGTGCTGCATGGTCGTCCAATCACTTTTCGAACCCATAACAATGGCGATTTTTGCCGCAGATTGAGCAGAAGCTTGGGCAGTCATTTGGTGCTTTCCTGTATTGAAAAAAACGTCACCCGAAGGTGGAGAATTGAATTGAGCCGATCATATCACGACAACGCAGCAAGGAAAACGTTTGCGTGATTAATAAATAAGCAAACGGTCGCGTTTACGACCAAGAAATTGTCTGTGGTTATTCGAAGGGAAAGAAAATCAGCTCGATGCCTTGTTCATTAATCACAAAGGCAGAACCTTCATGGTGCCATGCGCCTAATACTCCACGAAAATGTAGCTTTCCGCCAATATTGATTTCATGAATGGCAGGGCGGTGGGTATGGCCGTGGATCATCCATTTGGCTTGGTGTCTTTGTAGTGCGTCAACAACGGCTTGCGGATTAACATCCATAATGGATTCCGCTTTCATGCTACTGGCATATTGGCTGTTTTGACGCATTTTTTGCGCAATCCGACGGCGAATAAACAGCGGAAGTGTGAGAAAAATACGTTGGATCCAAGGCGTGTGAACTTTTTTACGGTAGTTTTGATAAGCCATATCATCGGTGCACAAGGTATCACCGTGTAAAATCAAAATGCGCTTATCATAAATATCGAGAAGGGTTTCTTGGGGTAAAATTGTCATTCCACACTGCTCGGCATAGCGTTTACCGATTAAGAAGTCACGGTTACCATGAATGAAATAACAAGGAATGCCTTTTGCTGTGAGCTGTTTTAGCTCGTTTGCGACGCGTTGATGAAGCGGGGTGTTATCATCATCGCCCACCCAATAATTGAAAAAATCACCGAGAATATACAGGCTATCGGCGTGGATGGCTTGCTGTTGAATAAAATTGATAAAACCGGCGGTGATCGCCGGTTCATCTTCACTCAAATGCAGATCTGCAATGATGTAAGTGGACATAGAGGCAGGATTACTCGCTGACAGTCACTTTTTCGATCACAACATCTTCACGAGGAACGTCTTGGTGGAAACCGCTGCGGCCAGTAGAAACGCCTTTGATTTTATCAACCACGTCCATACCTTCAACGACTTCAGCAAATACGCAGTAACCCCAACCGTCTGGGCGCTCTGAACGGAAGTTTAAGAAGTCATTATCGGCAACGTTGATAAAGAATTGTGCAGTGGCAGAGTGTGGGTCGTTAGTACGAGCCATTGCCAGCGTGCCACGGGTATTTTTTAAACCGTTGTTTGCTTCGTTTTTAATAGGCGCTTTCGTGTTTTTTTGTTCCATGCCCGGCTCAAAACCACCGCCTTGGATCATGAAGCCGTTAATAACACGGTGAAAAATGGTATTATTGTAGAAACCTTCACGGCAGTAAGTTAAAAAGTTTTCGACTGTGACTGGCGCTTTATCGTCAAATGTTTTGATAACAATGTCGCCGTGATTGGTATGAAATGTAACCATAATAGCTATCCTGAATAATTGTTTTTTGTGCGCTATCTTGCGAAAGCGTTGAGATCTGCACGTTTATATCACAGATAAAAC
The window above is part of the Providencia sp. R33 genome. Proteins encoded here:
- the purK gene encoding 5-(carboxyamino)imidazole ribonucleotide synthase; protein product: MKPVCVLGNGQLGRMLRQAGEPLGIAVFPVGLDAEPEAVPYQQSVITAEIERWPETPLTKELARHNAFINRDIFPRLADRFPQKSLFDSLNLSTAPWALLESPAQWPELFASLGDFLIVKRRTGGYDGRGQWRVRPGDEINLPAEIYGECIVEQGIPFDAEVSVIGARNAAGESVFYPITHNLHQEGILRTSVAFPKSTNPQQETAQAMLSAVMDELDYIGVMAMECFVVGDTLLINEIAPRVHNSGHWTQNGASISQFELHLRAILGLPMPSPEVFSPAVMVNLIGTDVNIDWLNLPLVHLHWYEKEVRPARKVGHLNLSHNDCQLLAETLSALVPLLPNEYKSGIEWANEKLDWYSRQ
- the purE gene encoding 5-(carboxyamino)imidazole ribonucleotide mutase; the encoded protein is MTAQASAQSAAKIAIVMGSKSDWTTMQHAADVLTELQIPFHVEIVSAHRTPDKLFSFAETAKANGFDVIIAGAGGAAHLPGMLAAKTLVPVFGVPVQSAALSGVDSLYSIVQMPKGIPVGTLAIGKAGAANAALLAAQVLAIADEVVFKRLSTWRETQTNDVLNNPDPREA
- a CDS encoding UDP-2,3-diacylglucosamine diphosphatase produces the protein MSTYIIADLHLSEDEPAITAGFINFIQQQAIHADSLYILGDFFNYWVGDDDNTPLHQRVANELKQLTAKGIPCYFIHGNRDFLIGKRYAEQCGMTILPQETLLDIYDKRILILHGDTLCTDDMAYQNYRKKVHTPWIQRIFLTLPLFIRRRIAQKMRQNSQYASSMKAESIMDVNPQAVVDALQRHQAKWMIHGHTHRPAIHEINIGGKLHFRGVLGAWHHEGSAFVINEQGIELIFFPFE
- the ppiB gene encoding peptidylprolyl isomerase B — encoded protein: MVTFHTNHGDIVIKTFDDKAPVTVENFLTYCREGFYNNTIFHRVINGFMIQGGGFEPGMEQKNTKAPIKNEANNGLKNTRGTLAMARTNDPHSATAQFFINVADNDFLNFRSERPDGWGYCVFAEVVEGMDVVDKIKGVSTGRSGFHQDVPREDVVIEKVTVSE